In a genomic window of Urocitellus parryii isolate mUroPar1 chromosome 11, mUroPar1.hap1, whole genome shotgun sequence:
- the LOC113192602 gene encoding glutathione S-transferase Mu 1-like, which translates to MPMILGYWNIRGLAHPIRLLLEYTDSSYEEKKYTMGDAPDYDRSQWLNEKFKLGLDFPNLPYLIDGPHKITQSNAILRYIARKHNLCGETEEEKIRVDILENQVVDVRMHFIMLCYNPDFEKKKPEYLEAMPETIKLFSQFLGKRPWFAGDKITYVDFITYDVLDQHRVFEPKCLEAFPNLKDFMSRFEGLKKISAYMKSSRFLPTPLYSKMATWGNK; encoded by the exons ATGCCTATGATACTGGGTTACTGGAACATCCGCGGG CTGGCTCACCCCATCCGCCTGCTCCTGGAATACACAGACTCAAGCTATGAGGAGAAGAAATACACCATGGGGGACG CTCCTGACTATGACAGAAGCCAGTGGCTGAATGAGAAATTCAAGCTGGGCCTGGACTTTCCCAAT CTGCCCTACTTGATCGATGGGCCTCACAAGATCACCCAGAGCAACGCCATCCTGCGCTACATTGCCCGCAAGCACAACCTGT GTGGGGAGACAGAAGAGGAGAAGATTCGTGTGGACATTTTGGAGAACCAGGTTGTGGACGTCCGCATGCATTTCATCATGCTCTGCTACAACCCTGACTTT GAGAAAAAGAAGCCTGAGTACTTGGAGGCCATGCCTGAGACGATAAAGCTGTTCTCACAGTTCCTGGGGAAGCGGCCCTGGTTTGCAGGGGACAAG ATCACCTACGTGGATTTCATCACTTATGATGTCCTGGACCAGCACCGTGTATTTGAACCCAAGTGCCTGGAGGCATTCCCAAACCTGAAGGACTTCATGTCCCGCTTTGAG GGCCTGAAGAAGATCTCTGCCTACATGAAGTCCAGCCGCTTCCTCCCAACACCTCTGTATTCCAAGATGGCCACATGGGGCAACAAGTAA